CTTGGGGTTCATCCTCAAACGGTGCGCCGCTGGATAAAGCAAGGAAAAATACGAGGGATCAAATACGGCCGCCAATGGCGTGTGCCGTTTGAAGAATTTGAACGAATCGTAAGAGAGGGTGTTGATGTGGATAATCCAGATGAGGAAGGAGGTGTGGT
The Methanofollis sp. W23 genome window above contains:
- a CDS encoding helix-turn-helix domain-containing protein, with amino-acid sequence MKWVTPNVVGAELGVHPQTVRRWIKQGKIRGIKYGRQWRVPFEEFERIVREGVDVDNPDEEGGVVVAAPRL